Proteins from a single region of Allocatelliglobosispora scoriae:
- a CDS encoding Gfo/Idh/MocA family protein yields the protein MARRTIGIVMNGVTGRMGYRQHLVRSILAIREQGGLALADGTVVWPEPVLVGRSEAKLAALAQMHGLTRWTTDLAGALADPANEIYFDAQVTTARVEALHTAIAAGKHIYTEKPTAETLDDALALADAARTAGIKHGVVQDKLYLPGLLKLKRLVDSGFFGRILSVRGEFGYWVFEGDWQPAQRPSWNYRSADGGGIILDMFPHWRYVLDHVIAPVRTVYAQASTHIPTRVDEHGNEYKADADDAAYAVFELEGGIVAQLNSSWTTRVDRTELVTFHVDGTHGSAVAGLRGCRIQHRNATPKPVWNPDLPVTTDFRAQWTEVPENDEYDNGFKTQWEEFLAHVVADAPYRHDLFAGARGVQLAELGIESWRTGTKLTIPELEA from the coding sequence GTGGCACGCAGGACGATCGGCATAGTCATGAACGGAGTCACCGGGCGCATGGGTTACCGCCAGCACCTGGTCCGTTCCATCCTCGCCATCCGCGAGCAGGGCGGGCTCGCCCTCGCCGACGGCACCGTCGTCTGGCCGGAGCCGGTCCTCGTCGGCCGCAGCGAGGCGAAACTCGCCGCGCTCGCGCAGATGCACGGGCTGACCCGCTGGACCACCGACCTCGCCGGAGCGCTCGCCGACCCGGCCAACGAGATCTACTTCGACGCGCAGGTCACCACCGCCCGCGTCGAGGCGCTGCACACGGCGATCGCGGCCGGCAAGCACATCTATACCGAGAAGCCCACCGCGGAGACGCTCGACGACGCGCTCGCTCTCGCCGACGCCGCTCGCACCGCCGGGATCAAGCACGGCGTCGTGCAGGACAAGCTCTACCTTCCCGGCCTGCTCAAATTGAAGCGGCTCGTCGACTCCGGCTTCTTCGGGCGGATCCTGTCGGTGCGGGGCGAGTTCGGCTACTGGGTCTTCGAGGGCGATTGGCAGCCCGCCCAGCGGCCGTCGTGGAATTACCGCAGCGCCGACGGCGGCGGGATCATCCTCGACATGTTCCCGCACTGGCGCTACGTGCTCGATCACGTCATCGCCCCGGTGCGCACCGTCTACGCCCAGGCCAGTACGCATATCCCGACCCGCGTCGACGAGCACGGCAACGAGTACAAGGCGGATGCCGACGACGCCGCCTACGCGGTGTTCGAGTTGGAGGGCGGGATCGTCGCCCAGCTCAACTCGTCCTGGACGACCCGGGTGGACCGCACCGAGCTCGTCACCTTCCACGTCGACGGCACCCACGGCAGCGCCGTCGCCGGGCTGCGCGGCTGCCGTATCCAGCACCGCAACGCCACCCCGAAGCCGGTCTGGAACCCCGACCTCCCCGTCACCACCGACTTCCGGGCACAGTGGACGGAGGTGCCGGAGAACGACGAGTACGACAACGGCTTCAAGACCCAGTGGGAGGAGTTCCTCGCTCACGTGGTCGCCGACGCGCCCTACCGCCACGACCTCTTCGCCGGCGCCCGGGGCGTGCAGCTCGCCGAGCTCGGGATCGAGTCCTGGCGGACCGGCACGAAGCTGACGATCCCCGAACTGGAGGCGTGA
- a CDS encoding type IV toxin-antitoxin system AbiEi family antitoxin domain-containing protein, with protein sequence MERYALIEDVAAAQDGVITARQCIEIGVSRNQIATLCRKKLLRRLFWGTYLVNADLVGEPSARVKVRSALLSAGGVAIRDTAAELLGIAGAFPGDRPVHIACPVGSGRRQRVVDRELRYHEVTLRPSEIITVDGMRVSSVVRTLADLLLSLDRLSAVSAVDSALQRGLIQPQDLAAVRETLAGRHRAEMAADRIAEVNARAESPLETRARLRCVDGGVPPDELQAEILDVDGNFLARVDMLWRAGRVIGEADGAEFHDRPDALYRDRERQNALISAGFKVIRFTWKDTIRPGDIPEMVRTALSPWR encoded by the coding sequence GTGGAGAGATACGCGCTCATCGAGGACGTCGCCGCCGCCCAGGACGGAGTCATCACCGCACGTCAATGTATAGAGATCGGTGTCAGCCGGAACCAGATCGCGACGCTCTGTCGGAAAAAGCTGTTGCGGCGGCTCTTCTGGGGCACCTATCTCGTCAACGCAGATCTCGTCGGCGAGCCGAGTGCTCGAGTCAAGGTTCGATCGGCGCTGCTCAGCGCGGGTGGAGTGGCGATTCGCGACACCGCGGCCGAGCTGCTCGGGATCGCGGGCGCCTTCCCCGGTGACCGCCCGGTCCACATCGCCTGTCCGGTGGGGAGCGGTCGGCGGCAGCGGGTCGTCGATCGCGAGCTCCGCTATCACGAGGTCACGCTGCGGCCGAGTGAAATCATCACAGTCGATGGGATGCGGGTCAGTTCGGTTGTGCGTACCCTCGCTGATCTGCTCTTGAGCCTTGATCGGCTGAGCGCGGTCTCAGCCGTCGACTCCGCGCTGCAGCGCGGGTTGATCCAACCCCAAGACCTCGCGGCGGTACGCGAAACGCTCGCCGGACGCCACCGTGCCGAGATGGCGGCCGACCGGATCGCCGAGGTGAACGCGCGAGCGGAGTCGCCGCTGGAGACGAGGGCCCGACTGCGCTGTGTGGACGGCGGTGTGCCGCCGGATGAGCTGCAGGCGGAGATCCTCGATGTGGACGGGAATTTCCTGGCGCGGGTCGACATGCTGTGGCGTGCCGGGCGGGTGATCGGCGAGGCGGACGGCGCGGAGTTCCACGATCGTCCGGACGCGCTCTACCGCGACCGTGAGCGGCAGAACGCGTTGATCAGCGCCGGATTCAAGGTCATCCGATTCACGTGGAAGGACACCATCCGTCCCGGCGACATCCCCGAGATGGTGCGGACCGCGCTGTCCCCGTGGCGTTGA
- a CDS encoding dihydrodipicolinate synthase family protein: MNRVVYAAAHVVPGKGAQGARGDGSLDWDATLRFRHHLWSLGLGVADAMDTAQRGMGLDWATTRELIARSGAEAASVGGLLACGAGTDQLAPGEHTLAAIVDAYEEQLAVVEASGANVILMASRALAATATSVDDYHAVYGKLLSQASRPVILHWLGDMFDPALHGYWGSADLDEATGTVLSLIKTHADRIDGIKISLLDADREIAIRRALPAGVRLYTGDDYNYPTLIAGDEHGYSDALLGVFDPIAEPAARALKLLAGGDVAGFRAVLDPTVPLARHIFQPPTYNYKTGIVFLAWLNGHQERFEMVGGLQTARSIEHLVTLHELALAAGALADPEFAAARLATVTG, translated from the coding sequence ATGAACCGGGTGGTGTATGCGGCGGCTCATGTCGTACCCGGCAAAGGGGCGCAGGGCGCGCGGGGAGATGGCAGCTTGGACTGGGACGCGACCCTGCGCTTTCGGCACCACCTGTGGAGCCTGGGGTTGGGTGTCGCGGACGCGATGGACACCGCGCAGCGCGGGATGGGGCTCGACTGGGCGACCACCCGCGAGCTGATCGCGCGCTCCGGCGCCGAGGCGGCCTCGGTCGGCGGGCTGCTCGCGTGTGGTGCGGGGACCGATCAGCTCGCACCCGGCGAGCACACCCTCGCTGCGATCGTCGACGCCTATGAGGAGCAGCTCGCGGTCGTGGAGGCGAGCGGCGCCAACGTGATCCTGATGGCGAGCCGAGCGCTCGCCGCGACCGCGACCAGTGTGGACGATTACCACGCCGTCTACGGCAAGCTGCTCTCGCAGGCGTCGCGGCCGGTGATCCTGCACTGGCTGGGCGACATGTTCGACCCGGCGCTGCACGGTTACTGGGGCTCCGCCGATCTCGACGAGGCGACCGGCACCGTGCTGTCGCTGATCAAGACCCACGCCGACCGCATCGACGGCATCAAGATCTCGCTGCTCGACGCGGATCGGGAGATCGCGATCCGGCGGGCGCTGCCGGCCGGGGTGCGCCTCTACACCGGCGACGACTACAACTACCCGACGCTGATCGCGGGGGACGAGCACGGCTACTCCGACGCGCTGCTCGGAGTCTTCGACCCGATCGCCGAACCGGCCGCACGAGCGCTGAAGCTGCTCGCCGGCGGGGACGTCGCCGGGTTTCGGGCGGTCCTCGACCCGACCGTCCCGCTGGCCAGGCACATCTTCCAGCCGCCGACCTATAACTATAAGACCGGGATCGTCTTCCTCGCCTGGCTCAACGGGCACCAGGAGCGCTTCGAGATGGTCGGCGGGCTCCAGACCGCCCGCAGCATCGAGCACCTGGTCACGCTGCACGAGCTCGCCCTCGCCGCCGGTGCGCTCGCCGACCCGGAGTTCGCCGCCGCCCGCCTCGCGACGGTGACCGGATGA
- a CDS encoding sugar phosphate isomerase/epimerase family protein, whose amino-acid sequence MKLSLNTATVKRLTLAEAVAGCVDAGITGIGVWRDRVAEAGGGAAAAKIIGDAGLVVTSLCRGGFFTRPGWEADNRAAITEAAELGTRELVLVVGGLAPDSRDLPGARALVLDALEQLVPHAREVGVRLAIEPLHPMFCADRAVVSTLGQALDLASHFAPQEVGVVVDTYHVWWDPQLFEQIARAAGRISAYQVCDWTLPLPADVLLGRGHVGDGHIEFAPITAAVLAAGYEGHVEVEIFNEQIWAAPGNETIATVVSRHTTHFPEF is encoded by the coding sequence ATGAAACTCTCCCTCAACACCGCCACCGTCAAACGCCTCACCCTCGCCGAGGCCGTCGCGGGCTGCGTCGACGCCGGCATCACCGGCATCGGCGTCTGGCGCGACCGCGTCGCGGAGGCGGGCGGCGGCGCGGCCGCAGCCAAGATCATTGGCGACGCCGGGCTCGTCGTCACCAGCCTGTGCCGCGGGGGCTTCTTCACCCGACCGGGCTGGGAAGCCGACAACCGGGCCGCGATCACCGAAGCCGCCGAGCTCGGCACCCGCGAACTCGTCCTCGTCGTCGGCGGGCTCGCCCCGGACAGCAGGGACCTCCCCGGCGCGCGGGCGCTGGTGCTCGACGCGTTGGAGCAGCTCGTGCCGCATGCGCGGGAGGTCGGGGTACGGCTCGCGATCGAACCGCTGCACCCGATGTTCTGCGCCGATCGGGCCGTCGTCTCCACCCTCGGGCAGGCGCTGGACCTCGCGTCGCACTTCGCGCCGCAGGAGGTGGGTGTCGTCGTCGACACCTATCACGTGTGGTGGGATCCGCAGCTCTTCGAGCAGATCGCGCGGGCGGCCGGGCGGATCTCCGCCTATCAGGTCTGCGACTGGACCCTGCCGCTGCCGGCGGATGTCCTGCTCGGCCGAGGCCACGTCGGCGACGGCCACATCGAGTTCGCCCCGATCACGGCGGCGGTGCTGGCGGCGGGTTATGAGGGTCACGTCGAGGTGGAGATCTTCAACGAGCAGATCTGGGCCGCGCCGGGCAACGAGACGATCGCCACAGTGGTGTCGCGCCACACCACCCACTTCCCTGAATTTTAA